The genome window GGCCGCGAACTCTGGCGTTATAAACTGCCGGTGGATGCCACTGCCACCCCGATGAGCTATGTCTATCAGGGCCGTCAGTACATCGTCATCAACGCCGGCGGCCATGCCATGTTCAGCCGGCCTGCAGGTGATTACCTGTATGCCTTTGCCTTGCCCGAATAAAACTTTTACTGAAGGCCGGTCTCTGCTGCAAAGCAATTGCCGGCCTGAAATGCCCGGATAGCGCTCGAGAAAAGCGCACTGGTTTAGATTTTTCGCAGATTTAAATGCAATAACGCCAGAGCCTGATGAAGTTCAACAGCTTTTGGTTATAGTAATCCCGTATACAGCAGCTACCTCAAGGAACCCGCATGCGCCGCATCATCCTTCTTGCCAGCTTTTCGCTTGCCCTGTCCAGCCAGCTCATGGCCAGCCCGATTTACCAATGGGTGGATGCCAACGGGCAATCTCACTTCGGCGCCCAACCGCCACAGGGCGTCCAGGCAACCCTGGTAGATACCGGAACCGGCAACGGCACGGGCAAAATCGGCTTACCGCCGCCTTCTGACCTACCCAAGCTGAAGGACGAAAGAGACGCCGATGCGCAGAAAAAGATTGATGCGGAAGTCAAACAGAAAGTCGCCAAGCAGCAAGCCGAACTGAAACAGTATTGCGACTCGCTGCGCACCAATCTCGCCCAGCTCGAAAACAATCCGCGACTGAACGTCGAGGAGAACGGTCAACCACGTCGTTTAACCGAGCCCGAGCGGCAGGCAAAAATTGCCGATGCGCAGAAACAGATCAAGGAAAACTGCAATTGATGCGCAGCTGAGCTACTCGCTGGCGCCGGAGATCAGCCGATCAAAAGCGCCCAGCAACTGCAACAACCCGGCGACCTGCCCCGGTCGATCTGCGTAGACCATTTCAGCCATCTGCTGAATACCCGACACCGCCGGCAAAGGATGCCCCTGCTCGATGATGTGTTTCATGCGCGGCAAAAATATCCACTGCAACCACTGATCGAAATCCAGGGTATCCACGCAGAACGGTTCCTGACTGGCCAGATCTTCCTGTGCCGGCGACTCCGCCGACCACCAGCCAAGCACATGCAGCTCGCGCTCGATCAACAGCAGGTGATCCGCCAGTTGCGGTACGCGTGTATCCATCAGAGTGTAACTCTGGCCCGCTCACGCGCCTGCGCAGCACCCTGCGGATCACCCTGCTGCTCGCGTGCCCGGGCAATTAACTCCCACAGACTGGCCTGCAACTGCGGGCGTCCACCCGCATAGGTCAGGCCACGTCGGGCCAGTTGTTCGGCCTGGGCCGGGTCGCCCTGGGCAAGACGAACCTCCGCCAGCCGGTACAACACCTGCGGCTCGCGCGGGGCTATTCGTTGTGCACGCTCAAGGCTCGATGCCGCACCATTCAGATCACCACTGCCCTGCTGTTGCTGGGCGGTAGTCAGCAAAGCCAGCACCGGCCCATCCAGCTGCTCGTCAGCACTCAGATTGCCCCCGGACGGAATGCCGGAAACCGGCGCTGACGACGGCACAACCGGCATCCCGTAACCGCCAACCGGCAGCGGCTCACTGCCCGACATCACCGGTTGAGCTGTAACCGCTGAACCGGAGGGCGCCGGAAACGTCTGGATCGGCGCCGAACTGCTGCCACCCGGAACCATAACCACCACGCCGGAATCCTGCTCGACAGCCTGCCCGTCCGGTATCGAACTGCTGGCGCCCCCGGCAGACAGCGGGCCACCGGCATCAACCACAGGAATTGCTCCGCGCTGTGCACTGGCACAGCCTCCCAGCAGCACGACACAAACGGCCAATGCGCAAACCCGATTCTTATTCACATGCAATCCTCATAAGGTCACTCAACCCAGCCACGCACCCAGTCCATCACGGACTCTACGGGAGCGGTCAGGCCACAGGGTGTGCCGGCTGCCGGCTGGCTGCCCCGAATATAGGGCATCTGCACAGCATTGGTACAACTCGGATCCGAGCCCTGACCGGTTGTGCCATCAATCCATGCCTGGGTCACATTATCCGGCAGCGGCATATCCAGCGACACCGGCTCAGCCTTGCGCATGAAACTGGTCCAGACCTGCAAGGCTCCGGTGGCCCCGGTCAGCGGGGTTTTGCCATTGTCGTCACGGCCCAGCCAGACCACTGCGAGCAGGTCCTGGCTAAACCCGGCAAACCAGCTGTCGCGCGAGTCGTTGCTGGTACCGGTCTTGCCTGCCACGATCAGCGAAGCCGGCAACTGGTTATAAACCGAACGCCCGGTACCTTCGCGCATCACTCGCTGCATGGCATTTTGCAACAGATAAATGGCACCCGGATCAAAGCGCTGCTGGATCTGGATCGGATAGCGTTTGAGCGGCTCGCCATCGGCAGTCAACACACTGCGAATAGCCCGCAACGGCGTATTGAATCCGCCATTGGCGATGGTCTGGTACATCCCGGCCACCTGTAACGGGCTCAGCCCGCCGGCACCCAGCAGCATCGACGGATAGGCAGGCCAGTCCTGCTCGACACCCAGACGCCCCAGCGAGTTGAGCACTTTGGGCACGCCCAGTTCGAGGCCCAATTTGGCAGTCGACAGGTTGTAGGAATTCGCCAGCCCCTGATAAAGAAAGATATCCCCATGGGCCTTGCGGTCATAATTTTGCGGCTTCCAGACCTGACCATCCTGGCCTTTGACGGAAAACGGCTCATCGAGCAGATGGCTGGTCAAGGTGTACTGGCTCGGGCGCTCCAGAGCGGTCAGGTAGACCGCCGGCTTGATCAGCGAGCCTATCGGCCGCACCGCGTCCACTGCACGGTTGAAGCCGGCAAAGCGCGGATTCCGGCTGCCAATCAGCGCCTGCACTTCGCCCGTTTCCGGATTGGTCACCACCATGGCCGCTTCGACTGCGTCGACACCCTTGCGCGAGCCCAGGCGCTTCAGCGTCTCGGTCAATGCCGACTCCGCCTCGGTCTGGCGGATCGGATCGAAACTGGTAAAGATGCGCAAGCCTTCTTCGGTGAGGTCCTGTTCCTGATAATCCTCGCGCAACTGGCGCTTGATCAGATCCATGAAGGCCGGATAGGAGGTATTGGCCAAGGTACCGCGCTGGGTCACGCCGAGCGGCTTCTTCTTCGCTGCCTCAGCCTCGTCAGGAGTGATGATCTGCTGCTCGGCGAGCAAATCCAGCACCAGATTGCGCCGCGCCAGTGCCCTTTCCGGATAGCGGCGCGGGTTGTAATACGAAGGCCCCTTGACCATGCCTACCAGCAAGGCAACCTGATCCAGCTTCAGCTCCGAGAGCGGCTGACTGAAATAGTACTGGCTGGCCAGACCAAAGCCGTGAATGGCGCGCTGGCCGTCCTGCCCGAGAAAGACTTCATTGAGGTAGGCTTCGAGAATTTCCTGCTTGCTGTAATGCAGTTCCAGCAACAAGGCCATCAGTGCTTCGGTTGCCTTGCGCGTCAGACTGCGCTCGTTGCTCAGGTAGAAGTTCTTGACCAACTGTTGCGTCAAGGTACTGCCGCCCTGGCGCACTCCGCCGGCAGCGGCATTGACCCACAGTGCCCGGGCGATCGATTTGGGCGATACCCCCAGGTGTTTGTAGAAATCCCGATCCTCGACCGCCACCAGCGTTTCCAGCAGATAGATCGGTGCCTGATCCAGCTGGATCAGTACGCGATCCTCATTGTGCGCAGGGTACAGGCCGCCCATCAGCAGGGGTTCAAGCCTGGCAACGGCGAGTTTGCCGCCATTGGCGCGGCTCAACTCAGCCACATAATTGCCGGAGAAGCGTACGCGGACCCGTTGTGCCGGTTCCGCCCCTTCATAGAACATGAAGCCGCGCGTGCCCAGCTCGATGTTATTGCCGGCAACCGAAACCGTACCCGGACTGCTGACCGAGGTAACACGCCGGTAACCCAGAGCCTCCAGTTCGGTCAGAAAATCCTGCTTGTCCAGTTTCAGTCCGGCAAACAACTCCAGCGGCCGCGCATACACCTTGGCCGGCACCGTCCAGCGCTTGCCGGAAAACTTCTCCTGCACCACGGCATCGAAATACACCATCAACCCGGCCAGCAACACGCTGCCAACCAGGGCGAGTTTGAACAGCCAGCCCAGCCAGCCGCGCGAAGCGGCAGGCTTGCGCCTGGAGCGGGCACGGGGCGAGCGCGACGGGTTTGGGGAGCGGGATCTGGTCATGGCGGCGCATTATACGCACTTTGCCGCATGCCAGCAGGCAAGGCCGTGCGGTTTGCAGCGCCGGCAACAATCGCCATAATGCTGACCTCAAAGAGCCTCGACGCAAGGATTTACCGTGAGCCAGTCCCTGATAGCCGCATTGCAGAACCCGGCCCTCTATCCGCACCCGGTAGACCGCTTTCAACTGATCGAAACCCATATCTCCTGGGTTCTGCTCACCGGACCCTACGCCTACAAGATCAAGAAGCCGGTGAATTTCGGTTTTCTTGATTTCACTTCGTTGCAAGCGCGCCAGCACTTCTGTAATGAAGAGCTGCATCTCAACCAGCGCCTGACCCATGGCCTCTACCTGCAGGTATTGCCAATCACCGGCAGCGCCGAAGCGCCACAGCTGGACGGCAGCGGCCCGGTTATCGAATACGCCCTGCAAATGGCCCAGTTCCCGCAAAGCCAGCTGCTGACCAATGTGCTGGCACGTGGCGAGTTGCTGCCCGAACATATCGACGACCTGGCGCGGCAGATCGCCAACTTTCACCTGCATACACCCAGAGTGCCGGCAGACAATCCGCTGGGCAGCGCTGCAGCGGTCATGGCTCCGGTACGGCAAAACTTCGAGCAGGCCCGCAGCATGCTCGATCAGGACACCGACCTGCAGCAACTGGCAGCGCTGGAAGACTGGGCCGAAATCACCTTTGCCCGCCTGCAACCCCTGCTCGAGCAACGCAAGGCCGAAGGATTCATTCGCGAATGCCACGGCGACATTCATCTGGGCAACGCCACGCTACTGGAGGGCAAGGTCGCCCTGTTCGACTGCATCGAGTTCAATGAACCGTTCCGCCTGATCGACATCGTCTGCGATGCCGCCTTTCTCGCCATGGATCTGGAAGACCGCGGTTTGCACGCACTGTCGCGGCGTTTCATCTGCCTGTGGCTGGAACACACCGGTGACTATGCCGGCCTGGAACTGCTGAACTTCTACAAGGCCTACCGGGCCATGGTGCGGGCCAAGGTCTGCCTGTTCAGCCTGGCGCATCAGGCTAGCGATGAAGAACGTCAGGCCACCCTGCGCCAGTACCGCAGCTATGCCAATCTGGCGGAAAGCTACAGCACTATACCCAGCCCGTTTCTGGCGATAACCCACGGGGTCTCGGCGGTGGGCAAAAGCCATGTCGCCATGCGTCTGGTAGAAGATCTCGGCGCCATTCGGTTGCGCTCGGATGTCGAGCGCAAGCGCCTGTTTGGCGAGCAGCAGGACAGCACGCCGGGCCAGCTGGGTACCGGCATCTATAGTGCCGACTCCAGCGCCATCACCTACCAGCGCCTGCACCGGCTGGCCGCCAGCATCCTGCATAGCGGCCTGCCGGTGGTGAT of Pseudomonas pohangensis contains these proteins:
- a CDS encoding DUF4124 domain-containing protein, translating into MRRIILLASFSLALSSQLMASPIYQWVDANGQSHFGAQPPQGVQATLVDTGTGNGTGKIGLPPPSDLPKLKDERDADAQKKIDAEVKQKVAKQQAELKQYCDSLRTNLAQLENNPRLNVEENGQPRRLTEPERQAKIADAQKQIKENCN
- a CDS encoding YqcC family protein, with amino-acid sequence MDTRVPQLADHLLLIERELHVLGWWSAESPAQEDLASQEPFCVDTLDFDQWLQWIFLPRMKHIIEQGHPLPAVSGIQQMAEMVYADRPGQVAGLLQLLGAFDRLISGASE
- a CDS encoding tetratricopeptide repeat protein produces the protein MNKNRVCALAVCVVLLGGCASAQRGAIPVVDAGGPLSAGGASSSIPDGQAVEQDSGVVVMVPGGSSSAPIQTFPAPSGSAVTAQPVMSGSEPLPVGGYGMPVVPSSAPVSGIPSGGNLSADEQLDGPVLALLTTAQQQQGSGDLNGAASSLERAQRIAPREPQVLYRLAEVRLAQGDPAQAEQLARRGLTYAGGRPQLQASLWELIARAREQQGDPQGAAQARERARVTL
- the mrcB gene encoding penicillin-binding protein 1B — protein: MTRSRSPNPSRSPRARSRRKPAASRGWLGWLFKLALVGSVLLAGLMVYFDAVVQEKFSGKRWTVPAKVYARPLELFAGLKLDKQDFLTELEALGYRRVTSVSSPGTVSVAGNNIELGTRGFMFYEGAEPAQRVRVRFSGNYVAELSRANGGKLAVARLEPLLMGGLYPAHNEDRVLIQLDQAPIYLLETLVAVEDRDFYKHLGVSPKSIARALWVNAAAGGVRQGGSTLTQQLVKNFYLSNERSLTRKATEALMALLLELHYSKQEILEAYLNEVFLGQDGQRAIHGFGLASQYYFSQPLSELKLDQVALLVGMVKGPSYYNPRRYPERALARRNLVLDLLAEQQIITPDEAEAAKKKPLGVTQRGTLANTSYPAFMDLIKRQLREDYQEQDLTEEGLRIFTSFDPIRQTEAESALTETLKRLGSRKGVDAVEAAMVVTNPETGEVQALIGSRNPRFAGFNRAVDAVRPIGSLIKPAVYLTALERPSQYTLTSHLLDEPFSVKGQDGQVWKPQNYDRKAHGDIFLYQGLANSYNLSTAKLGLELGVPKVLNSLGRLGVEQDWPAYPSMLLGAGGLSPLQVAGMYQTIANGGFNTPLRAIRSVLTADGEPLKRYPIQIQQRFDPGAIYLLQNAMQRVMREGTGRSVYNQLPASLIVAGKTGTSNDSRDSWFAGFSQDLLAVVWLGRDDNGKTPLTGATGALQVWTSFMRKAEPVSLDMPLPDNVTQAWIDGTTGQGSDPSCTNAVQMPYIRGSQPAAGTPCGLTAPVESVMDWVRGWVE
- a CDS encoding bifunctional aminoglycoside phosphotransferase/ATP-binding protein is translated as MSQSLIAALQNPALYPHPVDRFQLIETHISWVLLTGPYAYKIKKPVNFGFLDFTSLQARQHFCNEELHLNQRLTHGLYLQVLPITGSAEAPQLDGSGPVIEYALQMAQFPQSQLLTNVLARGELLPEHIDDLARQIANFHLHTPRVPADNPLGSAAAVMAPVRQNFEQARSMLDQDTDLQQLAALEDWAEITFARLQPLLEQRKAEGFIRECHGDIHLGNATLLEGKVALFDCIEFNEPFRLIDIVCDAAFLAMDLEDRGLHALSRRFICLWLEHTGDYAGLELLNFYKAYRAMVRAKVCLFSLAHQASDEERQATLRQYRSYANLAESYSTIPSPFLAITHGVSAVGKSHVAMRLVEDLGAIRLRSDVERKRLFGEQQDSTPGQLGTGIYSADSSAITYQRLHRLAASILHSGLPVVIDATYLKQEQREAARLTAEAAAVPMLIIDCHAPQAVIARWLAQRTAQGSDPSDATMEVIEAQQASREALTADELLYSGKIDTSDQASIDSLTARIEQHLHGQ